CTTATAGCTGAATATACTATGATTTGATGAAAATGTGCGCAAATGAGACGCTATATAACAAAACAAGGTCCTTTATCTACAAGATCGTACTTGGGCATCTTGTTCTGCCTTTAGAATTGGGTTTTCCTCATCTGCTTCAGGATCTCCAACACACTTGTCTATCTTCTCAATGTCTAACCCTGTAAGTACAAAATAGGAAATATTAAATTGGAAGGTTTAGCCAATTAGTTAAACAATAATAACATAAAGAATTCTGAGATACATGAAAACAGTGCCTATTAGACCTACCAAGTGACTTAATAACATGACTTGCACATTCATGTGTGTatttcttctccttcataGGGCATCTAATGGCAAAGTCATGTACGTAATCCCACCACAACCATGGCTTGCCAGTGTCATTAGCAACCTTAAAAACACAAACTTGATGTAGATTTTGAAACACAACATCTTTTCCATCATATCCTTTGTTGAAATCCTGCTCTGGATCCGGTGCACAATATCTCCCATGATTGATGCACTGGGATTTGCATTGCTTGCTCACGACAAAAGCTTCTGGACAATACCATGTAATATAATGAGGAGTGAACTGGGTGTAACCCTTCTGCTCAAGGACTTGTGCAGTTCCTCTAAAGCTCTTCACAAAGTCCATTTGCATATCACATTTAGGACCACACTCATCGTTACTGTTTGTCCAGAATTCATACTCTACACGCTCATCGGGATGGGGAAGGGATTCCCTCCAGTCCAGAAGGACACTAACCATTTCACCTTTTTCAGCAGATTTCTTAAGGTCCTCACCCAGTTTCTTTGTTATAAGCACCGAGGGAATAGTGATGTTTTCTAAGTGCTTTGTGCCAGTATCGTCTGGGTTGTCCATTGTGATTAAAGGCTCATCCTTGCTATCCACAACCAGAACGGCTGCAGCTCCAGCAATTTGTGCATTCCACGCCTTTGTTGTGAAAAAGCATTCTGTTGGGAAGGAAAATTAGTATTATCATTTAAGACTGGGAAAGAAAATACTACCAAAGCTAATTAAACAAGCCAGACGATAAATTAATTACACGTTTCAACACGCAATAACATTGTATAACATATCTACCAAGCAGAGAATAATAGTGTTGTTTTGTCCTGAATCACTTCTATGTGTCAGACAGTTCCTCGTAAAGAATGAATAAATTGTGAAACAGAAAAGTCTACCATATCATACAGTGAGAAATCTTCTCTAAAACTTTGTTATTGAAGTTCTGGATCATATTAGACTATTAGTTACtagtgaaaaaaaatagttgtGTTCCATAAACAAATTTATGTCTGCACATTCTAATTCTGCTATCATAGGCATGGTAGCACTATTTTTTGTTGAAGAAAGGTTATTCCTCAGATTTCATTAATGAATCAACAGTTCAGTACAGAACAACCAGAATTAAAATAGACAGTTCTCATGCTAACAATCGCATACCATCATGAGCAATCAAATTTATAGAAGGAAACAAACGGGACTCCGCAAAACGTATGAACATGCAGTTTTCAGCAATTACTGAAACAAGCCACGGTGGTTCTCCCATAAACAGAACAGTAAATCAAGGTTATGACAATATCTATGTATCATGCTAGGTAAACGTAAATAGTTTACGAGATGATGTTATTGGCTTTCTTGCAGCAACCAGCAGGGCTTCTGTTATTTTACTGGGTTGCAACAACTGAATTATTCTTCGTGAACATACAATCTAGGTGTATTTACTGATAAGCGTTAGATACCAAATTAACACATCTTCAGTTTAAATTTGACTGTAACTACATGAATTGCTCCCCCAAATACAACTGCAAATCAAACTAATCCTTACTTGTAGAGAACCAAACAGATAATTGAGAAACAAAAAGTGCATCCAAGATAAGCGTGCTGGAAGCTAATTGACCAATAATTAATGCTAACAACCGCCTAACCAAATGAAAGATTACTCTCATTAAATCCCCTAACGACTGACCAAACTAAATCAGCTCAATAACTAGTACAAACCATACTACTAATAGTTCTAATCACCGTGCGCGACATAATTACTGGGCTGAAGCAAGAACGCAAAGTAAAGTAAACAGAGCCGTCGTCACCTCCGCGGTCGATGAGGACGAAGTTGGGGCGTGCTCCGGACCTGTGCTCCTTGTCCTTGAAGGAGACGTCGAATTCCTTGCAACCCTGCCTGTTGACCTTGGGGTAGACGACCCAGCCGTGCAAGGTGCCCCCGTACTGCGGCACCCCGAAGTTGCCGATGGCGCACTCATACTTTCCCTTTAGCCCCTCCGGCGAGGTCACCCGCACGCTATTCTTCTCCACCACGaacctccccgccgccgcctccgtcatggccagcagcaccaccacgGCACACCACCCCGGACCCATCATCCTGGGCCCCCAACCGTACGATCCGGGAGCAATCTCAGCAAAGGGGAGTTCTTGTATCAAGCCGGCAAGAAAAGAATCGAGTCTTTGGGTGGAAGCAAAGGAGATTTCCGGGAGGCGCAGATCTGCCGACCTATAGCTAGAGAGGGGCCCGAGAAAAGAATTCAAGGCGGCCGGCGAGATCTAGCAAAGCTAAGCTAAACGAAGCGAAGGCTAGTGTGGATGGAGGTGGGGAACTGGACTTGGAgcgcgtcgtcgtccacggctGGGAGCTGCGTGGAGTGGTCGTCGGTTGTTGGTTGTTCCGTCCAAGCAAAACCGAACCTAAGCTAAACTACACTAAACCGAGCTATTCCGTTGCTGTCTCTGTCAAAGAAAGCGGATGGGATCAGTGCTTCGTCCTCGTGATATGGAGCGACCGTCGTGCGGCAGGGGCATGGACAACGTGAGCTCGCAGGGCGCGTGGGCTGCTTTGGTTTTCTTTTACTTACTGCCTTTGAGATTCGCGCTCAAGTCAATGGCTCGTGGTTTCCAAGACGTGGGGAGAATCCGGAGCGAGCGGTCTCCAGCGTAATACAAAAATATTCATGCATCGTCAATATACTCaataggttttgaaaaatCGTTCATAACATCATGTGGTAATGTAATAGAACGTGATGTACATCAACGGGCCAAATGGTTCGTCGCACAAGATTTTTCATCCCACCAGCTTGAATATCGATCAATAAGATCCCTCCAGCTTAGAGAGGATATCTTAGCCTCTCCTTGATTGCACCATGCAAGAGAGATTGCAGATAACCATGCATCCATGGGTTTCCTCTAATTGTCCAGACCAACCCATAAACCATCCACTTGCCAAAACCAGATCCGTGGGTTCATGATCTCCCGATGCACACTCATAGGATTGTGTGCTAACCATAGTTGTCATATAAACATAGGAACATgtcgtgattttttttttggaattgcATGTAAATTAGTCCATAAGAAAAGTTCCTACAATTTCaaatcctacaaatcaaacgaGTTGTATAGAAAAATTCCTTATGAATAGAATTCTCTATAATTTCTATGAATTTTCTTTGAATAAAAAAGACCTTAATATTTCCGGAGTATCAAAGCAATGTGCGGGTACTTTAGTTGTTGACACCTACAAATTTTTGAGAGTGATGTGTATATTTTTCGAGCTAAGACAGTGGTTTGTTATTTGTTGAGACTCGGTAATTGGTGTTTGTTTTAACTTGTTGATTGTGACCTCTAGAAGCTAAATAAGTAGAAGTTGTAGCCTAAACAAAAGAGACCCTATGTCCGTCCTGAATTTTAAGATCCATCCTTCAACCTGCAAGGAAAATACATGAGATAGTGTTCCACATTAGTGTGTGCCTGCGTTGTTCctcactactccctccattccaaaacacaactcatatagatttttctcatttgttccgcGACACACAtcgtttttctcttggtacccgcacccggtcaataactactcacatccatttactattaatccaatatgagtggttaatcactagaaacgagagctgcctTGATCCAAGTGTACAactctatatgagttgtgttttggaatggagggagtattgcaTACGTGCACAGTTGTTCCTCACTATTGTGTACGTGAGCAAGTGGCAaagatttttcttcaattttAAAGAATTtcgaaacaaaataaatatcaaAATGTTCGATCAGGTCTTTTATGTACTTGTAAAACTTTAGGAAAACAGATGTGCTCAACAGataagttctttttttttaacatatcCAGGACACAACGCCCATAAATTGAAGTCACCCTCATCAAATACGGCAACCACGCCATGTATCATAAATTATCAATCAGATCCGGGCAGATAGATTCAGCCGAGCCACGTGAAACACACAACAGGTTTATAGTATCGCGAATTGCTATATACCCCTATGATTATATcaattatctcaaatttgtccaaatatgatgtatacgtctaaaaaacgtctataCACATATAACATTTCGAATTAATATGGATACGACAAGTACAATACAGCCCACCTAACCAGTCTGacttcttaaaaaaaacggTCTGACAGTTCTAGCCCAACTGTTCGCTGGCGCCTGTTGTGATTTGATACTcgtacttttcttttttggaaggGCTGTGATCTGCTACCTGTGCTACAGCCTGTAGGGAGCACCGTCCCGTGTCGGTTGTTGACACTCCACATATAAATGCGCCTTTTCCAAGAGTTTCCTCTTTTGCATGTTTGATCGTTTTTGGTTCTGTTGGGGAGCCCTCCCGACTCCGAATTTTGTTCGGCGTGTAGCACGCTGGTGAAGCAGATGGGCCACTGTGGAGTACTAGTATCATGGGCCGGCTGGGCCACTGTTTCTCTTTTGAGGCCAGCCGGCCTGGTCTTGTCATTGCACATGTGAACTGATGTTAACTGATCGTGAGCTtcaatcttctttttttttgaagctATCGTGAGCTTCAATCAATTTGAAAAGAGAACAACAATAACCATGTTTGGAAGATGAAGATGTATTAGAGCATCAAGAACAGCAATGAATACTTGCTGCAGCACGCATGCAACGTTCACAACAATATTCTTGtgctgtgcatgcatgcata
This is a stretch of genomic DNA from Brachypodium distachyon strain Bd21 chromosome 1, Brachypodium_distachyon_v3.0, whole genome shotgun sequence. It encodes these proteins:
- the LOC100825752 gene encoding vacuolar-sorting receptor 1, translated to MMGPGWCAVVVLLAMTEAAAGRFVVEKNSVRVTSPEGLKGKYECAIGNFGVPQYGGTLHGWVVYPKVNRQGCKEFDVSFKDKEHRSGARPNFVLIDRGECFFTTKAWNAQIAGAAAVLVVDSKDEPLITMDNPDDTGTKHLENITIPSVLITKKLGEDLKKSAEKGEMVSVLLDWRESLPHPDERVEYEFWTNSNDECGPKCDMQMDFVKSFRGTAQVLEQKGYTQFTPHYITWYCPEAFVVSKQCKSQCINHGRYCAPDPEQDFNKGYDGKDVVFQNLHQVCVFKVANDTGKPWLWWDYVHDFAIRCPMKEKKYTHECASHVIKSLGLDIEKIDKCVGDPEADEENPILKAEQDAQIGHGKRGDVTILPTLVVNNRQYRGKLDKGAVLKAICSGFEETTEPTICLSEDVQTNECLENNGGCWLDNDNNVTACRDTFRGRVCECPIVKGVKFVGDGYTNCEASGIGRCEINNGGCWKETKNGKTISACSHEESNGCKCPEGFKGDGIKSCEDIDECKMKTACQCTGCSCENTWGSYECSCAGGDSMLYMREQDTCISKQAVSSVGWSFMWVIFFGLVFAGVGAYAVYKYRLRSYMDSEIRAIMAQYMPLDSQEGANQQQHVAHAGDI